Within the Musa acuminata AAA Group cultivar baxijiao chromosome BXJ2-9, Cavendish_Baxijiao_AAA, whole genome shotgun sequence genome, the region GATTACAATTAAGATTCTCAGTTCAGTTTAAATGCTTAATCTCTAAACTTGACCATGGTCATGTCTTAAGTGTGGTAGTCAAGATTCTCTTCCACTCTCTTTGTGATGTTGTTTCATGGGAAAAGTGACCAACAACAGAAAGAGGGAAAAGCAAATGTGACATAACAAAAAGGATGCATGAATTACATAAATCATCTAATTATAATTACACATGAAGCAATAATCAagaataagggatgcattgttttACCTGAATAAAGGTTGCAGGATCTGTTGTGATATTCAGCATGATTGTGAGACTGTCAACAATCTAAAGAATGAAGCATGTAAGTATTCATTCATATTGCTGAACAAAGGCAATAAGAAATCCAAGCTACCATACTCCAAAATAACGATTAAACCCAAAAGGTATTGTTATGCCAATAAATTCACTGGTTTTAGCACGAATTTAATGAATGGTTCAGATTGTACTTTAAACATTGCAGGTTATGTTCATTGAACATATAGATAGGTTGGATAACCTAATATATTCTATCCCtttgctccttatcttaactTCCAAGCTTCCAAACACCTCAGTCAACTATATAGCACATGTTCATTGACCACAAGGCTTCCATATTTATTTAATTCTGAACCAGAAATATCAATCTAAATTGGATTCAACTGAGGCAAAAATAAAGTGCAACTAAATTATTGTCTAGTGAACAATTTTCATTGCTACATTTATGGGGATCATATGAAGTCAGCCAAAATTAGCTAAATCAACTAGATCAATCGATTTCCATCCAGATAGACTGTCGTCTCAGCTGATCTGAAGCTGTATCAGAGCAGAATAAACCAATTGCAACTAAATTCAGCATGTCTCAACTGATCCTACCAATTACAATAGATTGCTAGCCAACTAGTGTAGTCACCGGATACGCAGATgctcgcctaggcactcgggcgaAGTGAGGCATGGCCAGAGCACCTGCTTATTGGGTTGGACAGGCAACTTCACTCTACTGAATTCTGAATTTTTataatgaaatcaatcaataagtttattgaactaatatttttttaagataagtAACAAAGGAAATATATTGATCATACACTCGGACTACCGAAAGAACaaatgttgagccggaggattggtcaatATGCTAAAGAACAGACTTCATGCTAAAGGTTCGGACATCATGTCGAAAGGAACGGATATTACATTGGAAGACCAAACGATATGCCGAAAGGAGCAAACAATATGTCGATGATAAGATGATGTGTCAAAGGTTCATATAAAGGGTCATAAGATCATAAGACATGGCAAAAGCTTCGATGTTATGTCGGATGAAATTGTTAAATCGAGATCGAAGTGTTTTATATCAATTGAAGTCATTGTCGGGATAATTTTGAGCCCAAGCTTACAGCAATCTTTAGGCTTGAGTCTGGGCCGAAATTAGGCCCATTAGAAGGCCAAAGAAATGGCCTATACCAAGcttagatggtggtaccaccaggcctATGCGATGGTACCGTCTAAGTCAATTGATAACACAGAAATGTTGTCAGCACTATcgatggtagtaccaccagtTTAAGCGATAATACCACCTAGGGCAACAATGGTACTACTTGAAATTCAAATTTTGCGAAGGTGATACCGTAGAGTATAGATTTGCAGCTTGTGTCAAAAGTTATAATAGTAGTACCATCCGGTtttagtggtagtaccaccaatacttcaaaattttaaaaatttaaatttttaactgtatttttaaaatcttttagggtctataaatatctcactcaagCTTGGTTGATAGATCATCCATTTTTGAGATAGTGAGGTGTTGTAAACTCTCATTTTAAGCATAATTTAAGTCTTCTTTTGAGTTTGGTCATAATATTAAGTTATATAAAGTGAAagatcttttattaaaaatgagTATGAAGGTTATTTTCTAAACCTGAAAAATGAAAAAATTATAACAAGATAGTCATCCtcaattgaaagaaaaaaaaaattccagaAAGATCATCCTTTTTAAAACCAACaggttgtttaggaagaatagacCTAAAGAAGGTACTGAACCTAACTAGAAATGCTTAGGAGTTGTATCTAACAAAGAATGGCAATCACCTTAGTTTCTTTGAAAACACCATTTGGGTCACTTGTCACAATCCACCCAAGACGCCAACCAGGCACCACCCATCTCTTTGATATAGACCCCAAGGTAAGGACAGGAACAGTGGACCCAAAAACACCCATTGGCACAAAAGGGTTACTCCCAAAAACCAAATGGTCATACACTTCGTCTGCAATGACCATTATGCCAAGTCTCTTTGCAGTGTTGGCTACCTGAAAAATAATGACCacattttatgatttaatattttcAACATCTGCCACATTAGTCGAACTTACAGGATCAGAGTTTCATCATCTAAAACTAACCTCTGCCAAGTGCTGATAGGTGAAAACATTCCCACAGGGGTTACCAGGGTTGATGACCACCATAGCGACAGTGTTATCATCTGCCAGAGCTTCCACAGCTTCGAGATCAATCTCCCAGCCCTTCTCTGGGAGTAGGTCAAAATGGCGAACCTCTAGACCACTAACGCCAGCTCGAGCCTCGTAAAATGGGAATCCAGGTCTAGGCAGCAGTATGTTCGCACCCGGACGGGCAAGAACATAAAGTGCTATCTCGATTGCCTGGCTGCagcccgcggtgaggaagatgtccTCGGTCGACAGCTTATAAGGGAGGTCACGTGAAAGGTACTCCGCGATAGCGCTATGATCAGGCCCACAGCGTCAGAACATTAACCATACAAGAAACCAGTGAAAACTTTAAAGCATTGGATAGCGATCACTACCAAATAAAGAACATGTTACAAGGAATGGCATTTCGTGTAAAGAAATGACACCAACCatgaaaaggaacaaaacaaaaccaaaagaacGATATATGAATCGTCTGGAAGATGGAATATTCTTCGAAAAGAACTGtctttttaatcaaaatatcatCTTTTTAAGAGCAGCACTGAATCCAGCTTCAGAAATAACTAAGCATCAATAGAAACTCTAGATTACCGAGGCAACAGCATGAATAACAAACAGAACTGAGACAAAGCAACGGAGCACAAAAGAATAACGAAGATGGACGAAAATTTTTCATTTGTTTCTTTCTTGGTCTTTCCATTAAGGTGATATTGTTTTCAGGGAGAATCACCGTCGAGCGGGAGGAACCCCGATGTTGGGGGCATAGCAGTTGAAGTTGGCGGATCGGACGGCGGCGACAATGGCGTCCTCGGCCACGGCAGTGGTGCGGAAGCACGGGAAGGCGGAGGGGTCGCCGTGGCCGAGAGGGAGCACCGGTCGGGGGCCGTCGTCCTGGATGTTGGCGATGACCTTATTGAGGACCGCGCGGATGCTGGCGGCGGAGACGCTCGCCAGCGACGCGTTGGGACCGAAGCGCCATCGCCCCGGCGCCGCTGCGCCGTCGACACCCCCGTTATCCATCGCGAACCTGGCTGTCGATGGTGGGACGGCACGAAGGGTTAGGGTTCTCGAGGGCTCATGAACTGGCGACCGAGGGGGGACGTCAGGTGGAGAGGCGTTACCATCACGATTTATTAGGACCGTGAAATGCTTTTCACACCCTCCAAAGAAGCCCCATGCCGAAACCGGGACGATCTTGACCGTCCACACCATCATTCTCTCACAATCTTCGTTGGTTTATTACGCGGGAAGGTCTCTGCTGCTGCGGAGTACGTTAAGGTCGAGTCAGCTTGAAAGCAAGGAGGCGTTGCGCCTGTGCGGTCGACGCCTGCGCACGAGCTTCCAGATCAGCGTCAATCGGTGGAGCCCACCGTCGCAGCcagaaaaaacgaaagctgcttgGAGTTTTTCGACGGACAGCGATCACGTATTCCGTCATCTCGATTAGACGACGAGGACGCAGTTTGTCCTATCCCGTTGGTGGGCCCCACATGGCTTGTCCAATCGACTCACGGACATACAGAACGTCCCCATCTTTACATGCTCGGTCGGGACAGCCTCTCACCTTTGACGTCCGTCGCAAtgttttcaaatatatttataaCGTTTTTAGTAGAACGaattcttaaaaaataatttagttttaattttcaAAATGATCTTAGACCACtagttttctattttagagaatttttttggtatttttatgaatatttaaGCATCAAAACAGTGtatcatttttttctattttctacttacttttttctctttatatctcattatttaaatcaaaattttcttcttcatcttccttaCGAGGAAGAAAGCGAAAACTGCATCATGTTGCGTTACAGTAATGCCCTAAACAATTGGGACGTCTCAACAAAAATGCATTAATACATCTGATCCTTTAAGCAGCCAAAAATCATTCGTAAAACATCAAACATGTACTTGTTATTTCAGAAAATGTGATGGGAGTAAAACCATAGTTTGAATGGTTTCCTGTCTCGTGCAGTTCTGAGAtgaaagatcaatacaaatcTTGGTTGAATTGTGGCTTCTACAGTACAGGCATCGCATAGATAACCATGTAAAGCCAATGGAGTGTAACACTTGCCGATAAGCAGCATCACGACGAGATCAACCGTAAGAGCACAAACCTTGCTCCAATCTGAAATCGGAAATCTTCAACAACTACAATAATACAAAGCATTTTTCCAATGGTGATATGTGTAAAATTTAGTACCACAAACAAATATGGTAAAGAGTAATGCGAGCAAGGTATCATTCAGATATGATCTTGCTGGGTTGCCTCGTCGTCATCGAGCACAGAGCCTGTATTTTCATCTCTTCAAGCTACTTGGTCCTTGCTTTTTCTTGCTGCGTGAGGTTAGAGGACCATTAAGCTGATAGAATATAAACTGTTCATTAAGCTGTATTAACAAATCAGACTGCAAGTTTCTTAAAGAAAACCCAAAATGTTCATCATGAACATCATGGCGTCTCCTCTCATCCGTTCTTCGCACAAAGTCAGACTGGAATGTTTAACAGGCAAAAAAATTTCAAGGATTACAGGCCAGTTACTAATTGTTGAATTATCAAGTGCAGGAACCTAAGTTCAAATGCCATGTTGATTCATTTCACTCGAAGAAATGGAGGAAAATGAGATTCGATAGACGATTTCTATCTCCTCTCCTCTTGCAATTAGAAAAAGCTTTCTGCATCTTTTTCCTTATAtgccaaaagaaaaacaaatccaTGTGTTTGATGGCCATTTGACATAATGACAATAATGGAAATAAGTTATTTAGAATTTCACATAAACCAACATGtccatcatttaaaaaaaatataatcgaAAATTTGCTTCAAGTTTTTAAGCATTATACTGACAGATGATGACCGAGATAAAATAACTCAAAAGAGATCAAGTCAAATGATGAACTGAATGTATAAATTATACATAAACTTAACAGGAAAAAAAgcagtttgttttttttttttttcgtgacAGATTAAACTGCAGATCAAACAGATACGGAAGTTTAAAGAAATTATAGGAGTATCCAGACTGTACCTTGAGTTAGGTTTATTAATGTTCTTGGTGGACATCTCCCTTTCCCCCCTGCCAAATGCAACCTCGTCCATGCTTTGCCCTTGCCTCCTATATCGGCCACCAGATGCCACAAATCCAGGGCATGGCCTAAAGGCTTTTATCGGCCACCAGCCAAAGCCCGGGACAGTGGCTATCCCACCCTGAATCCGTCCCTTGCCATTGCAACCTTTCTCAATTTCCTCTCTTCCACAGGTCTTGCAGCCCCTTGAGATATAATCTCACACCATAAATAATTCAGATAGCAGAAAATAGCTGTTTTAGCAAACTAACACCAAAACAATACTGTAAGCTGCAGATGGTCATAATAGACTACTATTATGGGTGATATAAACATGACAATCAAGAAGATAAACATATTGTAGCCAAAGAATTTATTGTTgttggaaaattaaaaaaaaaatcccaaaacAAGTATGATAAATGAACTTGTACATACCTTCTCTTTAAGGAATTTGTGTCCCAAGAAGTGTCGAATCACCAACTATTTGGATCAATATTGTGGATCCAAAATGTAATCACCAATAGAGAAAACACCCTCTTTTTTACCACTCAAATGTGTGATAATAAGAATGATAATTGGAATGCTTTTGCAACTCTCTTAACCCCTATTTATACGGTTCTTGGCATGAGGAGGTTATATTATCGTAATTTTCCCTCATGAATTATGCTCATTCGTTTGAGGATTTAACCTTTGTAACTCATCCAATGAAGGAGGGGAATTATTCTATATGACACCTACAATGAAGAATGGTTGTAACTCCTCCATTACTCGGTGAATGTGATGACTCCAACGAACGAGGGTAAGGAGTCACTTGGTGAGAAGTTATTCTTTGTAACTCCTCCATTTGAGGACTCAACCAATACTAGTGGTTAACCAAATTGACCCAACCCATCATGGGTGGACCGATCCTCCTTTCACTTGTTAATCATTTAACATTAAAGAAGATGCAGGCACTGAAGGAAGAAGGACAAAGATACTCCATATGTGAATTTTATATTAACATTAAAGAAGAATTCTATCTTGTGCAGGACAAAGATGCAGGCACTCTTTACTCTTAAAGAAGAATTTTATATTAACATTAAAGAAGGACAAAGATACTCCATACTCCATACTCTTAAATATTCACTTGTTAATCATTTAACATTAAAGAAGATGCAGGCACTGAAGGAAGAAGGACAAAGATACTCCATTCCATCTTCAGCTTGTACAAATTTCTGTAAATTTGAAACAACAATCTTCCTATGTTTCAACTTGCAATCAAGATGCTTAAGCCTTAGATAACTTGAACAAATGATTACAAGATTTAGGCTTTTAAGATTTTACTCTCCCAAGATTTATACCAAATGTTTCCAATAATCTGCGCACGGCGAGGATTGGCCATAGCCGGTCTTAAATGCCCCAAAGAAATCAGTAGCCCTGACTTCCAATCGATCAGTACACAACTTCGTGCAGAAGCACCAATCTATATACTAATAACAGGTTCTACAATGACATAATACAAATACAAATGTGTTTACTATTCGATGGCACAAACATATAGAGATAACAACCCAAAAGAACTGATGAAATCATAGCAGAAGTTCATACAGTTGAGTTGTTCAAGGGAAGAATTTGAATCGTATAGGATACCTGAACTGGGGGTCCTCTGTGCCTTCAATCAGTGATTCGGCTTCATAAGGGGAGAATCCTTCTCTAGGAAGAGGAAGGGTGGAGCTatcgtcttcttcctctgctgCTTCTTCGGTTACAACTGGATAAGAAGCATCTGCGGAAGGAGTCGAAGAAGAAGAGCAGCAAAGGGTGGACTTGCGAGGTGGACTCACGAGTTGAGGATGAGGAAtaggtggaggaggaggggaaCGGCGTGGAAAGAGGAGAAATTGGGAAGGTGGAAGGGAGATAGACGCGGCCATCAGAACACCAAAGAGGAGCTGTGGCTTCCGAAACCAAGAACAGGGGAAGAAGGCACTTGTAAGCCACACGTGTTACGAGACGACAGAAGACCTCAATTCCTGTTAATCTTACAAACGTAAAACATTTAATCCCaattcttttttaaattattaatttcattgattaaaaaatatattaaaaaaataaaaaatatatatataattttattatttttaattattaaatttatattcacTTCTCATCCTAATTGATTTCTCTTTCTCTCATCTTTTTGATTTACTTTCCGACGCTCGTCCACTGCACCCGCTCGACCTACATCGCTCCATCGTTGTCGCTTCTACACCACTCAACCGCTATAGCCACAGCACCTGCACCACTCGCCGTCGACGCTCCTGCACCGCTCCATCATTGTCGCTTCCACACCACTCAACCGCCATAGCCACAGCACCTGCATCACTCGCCGTCGACACTCCTGCATCGCTCGACCACCATTGCTCCTACATCGTTCAGTGTGATAGCGACGAGGCACGTAGAAGAGACAATGATTAAGTGATGCACGAGTGATGACGATCGAACAATGTATGATCGATAATCAAGTGGTGCAGTGCAGGTGTAGCGACGATTGAGTAGTGTAAGTGCAACAAAGTTATGATGAACGATATATTACTGCAATGACGATACAAGTGCAATGACGATCGAGCAGATATGATGGACGAGCAACAGGCAAGTAAGTcgaaaagagatgagagaaagagaAATATATTACTGCTAGAAGtgaatataaatttaattatttaaaaaataatacaattatatttttatctttttcattcatttTTTTTACATATAACAATATATACAATTTTTTCATCTACAAAGTTAACGACATAAGaagaattgatgtttcatatttgtaagtgtaGAGACCCTAAtattactttttaaaatatatggatTGAGATGCTAACCATGATTAACTATAGATTAACTATAGAGGAGATCTCTTTTCATAtatggagaaagaaaaaaaaacaaagactTCTCAGCAAAGAGTCAGCATATGGTGTCAAAACGGTTAAAAGCTGGTCCAATTCCTAGTGCTCCTTCGTAAAGCGCACGATATTAAGTGAATGCACACAAGAATAGTTTGCATCCTTCAACCACTAAATGCTTGCCATAACAAAGAACCAATGGGACTTTGCAAAATTCTGGAAGTTGAtcaaacctaaaatatagagaagttCTGAATAATATTTTGCAATGCTGGAAAATACATCTGAACCATAAAACAATCATGCCAAGTTGGCAACAAATCAGCCTTTCTTATTTACTGTAGTCTTAATATCAGAACTATTACTCATACATAAGTTTAACAGAACTCGGGCAACAAAACACCCAAATGACTTGTTTAGTTCCTCCTTCGGACTAATAGACTTGTATGATGAACGGAGCCTCGGCTTTGTATAATCGAGGTGGAAATGTCAATTGATTGCCAGCATTTACAGCAGGCAAGTTAGTTCTTAAACCTTTGACATTAGGGTTTAAGTTTTCCTACAATACCCATTCAGGGCTTTGCCCTTGCAGCATTCTTCTTGTATGTGCAAAAAATTCTCAAGTAATCATAAGATCATCTGATTCGGTTCGTGAAAAGAAATTTCACATCACCTGGAGCTGAAGAACTCCTCTTTGCAGTAATTTGCAAGATGACACCATCAGCAAGCATACGCTGAAGAACTCTTGCTATATTCTTAGTGTCATCAATCCCAAGGTGATGACTTCCCAACAAGGGTATTTCCAGTTCCCTCAGCATTGTCATCATTCCTGTTGCCTGTCACGAGAGAGAATTAATTAGTAATATAGGATTGCTAAGGACAGacacaaattttaaaaaaatgttaGTTCCTCCAATAATTGCAGTATCTGTGGAGAATAGACAATAAAGGAAATATGCTCACCCTTCTCTTGTAAAAATTGAGGTATATGTCCTTCAGATTGATCCACTCCATGAAGTATGGAGGAGTCTTTATCTTTGAAACTTTGCATTGCTCAGGAATCTTCGTCTTCAAGTCCCAGTTCCCACTGTCATTATAAGGCAAACTAAGCATGTCTGATTCTTACGTCAATAGGTTGTTTCCTAGGTTAAGGAAAATTATTTGATGCGTAAGTTTTCCCAAGCAACTTTAAGGGTGACAAGTTTAAGATCCTAAAATTTTATGCTTATAACCAAGAAGCGAGCTTTAAATTTCATATCTGTGTTACATAATACATGATGAATTCTGACCTATAGCATACTCATTACACAAGTAGTGATTTTTAAAAGCAATAAACAGGGCAATATCCTAAAAGTCGATAACTCAGACTGAGTAGTTTAGTTGTCAATAAAGCAAAAGCAAATAAGCATATTAAACACACATTTCAAGAGACTGATTACAAGAATCCACAATTCAACCTATGAAAATATCAAGGTGCTTCTGCATGATTTGGTCAATTACCCTGTTCATTAAATGGTCTGTTCGAGTTGTGAATAATATACATGAGGTAGTACGCATGAAATAGATGTAAAATAGTGAAGCAGAGAACAGTCTTTGCAACAAGTGTATTATCAAATTCAGTGAACAAAAAGTAAATGAATAATTCAAGTAGCAGATACTTGCCAAGAAATGTACAAAAAAAATTCCCATTAAGAAGTCAAGGCAACACCTTCTTTGCTATAGTGGACTTGTGTGGTCTGCATCAACCAGCACAAGCAGCCACCATTTTTAAGGTGTGAGAACACCAGCACATGGCAAGGACCACCTATGTTGATATGATGTCGACACAGTGTGGCACAGTAAAAAACTTACCTGAGTTCTACAAGACTCAACAGAGTAACAGTAGATACAAAAATTGTGTATGTCCAACATGTATAATTTGTACAAACGAGATAATGAAACATTTGTTAACTAGTGATGCAGAAGGAATGCCCGCAGGTGGTGTCAAATCCAAATAATACAAAGCAAAAATTCTAGCTGACTCAACTAACAGAGACAAGCTAAGAAACACAAAACCATAACATGAAGCCAAAGACGACATACAGTTATTCATAATAACAACTAACCAAGTTACAAAGGCTGCTCGATTAAGTAAGCCTCCTTGCTCCTTCACCCACAAGTGATGTTTTTTCATCCATAGTTCAAATTCATGAAGCACATCTTTAAATGGGATAGCTGTATCATGCCACACCCTGCAAATCAAATAGGTAGTTTAATGACTTTAATCCCTGTTCTTCTGTGAGACTTCTCTAAATTAAATTAACCTAAAACAACAGCACTTGAAAAGAATTTTTAAATGTTCACATTAATGTTTCATGCATCTTGTCATTTCACTCTTCTTCTACATTCTTCTGAGTCTAATAATACAGCTTGGAGATCATCTCACAGAAGAGTATATGTTTGGTTACGAATACGCAAAATTAAAATTGGATTTGTTACAGACTTAACTACGTAAGCTAAACTATGGAACATTACTTAGCTAACCTGCACAAAGTAATGGATAAACGAATTAAACAAAGAGTAAGATTTCGATCATCCCCACTTTCGCAAGGCACACACGGAAGCATGAGTTTGGCATTTCAGCTGTTGGAATTTTTACTGATAAGTGCAAAGCATTTAACCAACAATCAGAATCTGACAACACCTGCACTCTCTTTGTCATGACATTTTCTATCATGGCAAGGCTGTTGGTGTTACACAATGGTCTCACATCAACAGAAATAGCAACACTCTTGCTAACTTTGGCAGGTTGAATTCTGCTATATTTTGGATAGGTGATTAACCTCCTAGTGGTCTCTATGAACTCTTGAATTAATATAgtttttacttaaaaaaaaaacaatcagaATCTGACAAAGGGGACTTGGAACAAGGAggcaaaatgatcataaaaaacaACTAAGCTACAACAAGGTTTGAATCCAGGAAACAGATCTCTTGTCAGATTGGAGATCCAAAAACAAAGTTGAATAATATAATATGGTAATACAAacctttatatatgtatacagaaTGTAAATTGATTGAATAAACATTTAGAACTTCTCTAAACAACTAAGAAAATGGACAATGGTTGTTCTCCATAATCCATAATCTGTGTGGTGGCTGGAGGATAACCTAAGATGACAAAAACATGATGAAAATTACCATTTAAGGGCTACCCAATTTTAACAATTGATGGTGATATATTTCACAATATTTTAGACTGGAGGGTGGATTTTGTCTTTATTTTGTTTGATAAGATATGGATCTTGAACAGATCAATGTTAAACAACACTCCTAGTTACACGAAGTTAATTTGAAAATAAGAAGGCAGAACATTTTCACACATCTAGGATTTTAAATCATCTACAAGGCCCTCTCTAGCTGAAGTtcagtgtcaactttagaatattgGGATCTGATTGACCATCGACCATTAGTTTCATTAAAATTTTCACAAATCTTTTCCAATTAATTTGCAATCCATATTCATCCACATCCATCCATGGCAGGGAACTCAGTTGGATTCATACTGGGGGCTTATGTTTTTAACTAAAGAGCATTTTGGATATTTGTCTCACAATGAACTCATAAAATTAATATCCTGAGCCATCTAGATCTGCAACAACTTCTTAGACTACAACCTTGCTAACAAGCTTAATTTGTGTATTTGAGATAAGCTTTAGGCTCCTACTTTACCACAGATTTCAATTGTTACATGACAAACTTCAAGGAAGAGCATATAAAAGATTGAGTTTTCTAATTCAGCAAATGTCCACACGCAAGACCTAAATTAATGTTCCTAAAATAAACAAGCAAATTGCACTCTAGTGAAGGACATATGCTACACATCTTTTATAATTTGCAAAACT harbors:
- the LOC135623793 gene encoding probable aminotransferase TAT2 isoform X1, with protein sequence MMVWTVKIVPVSAWGFFGGCEKHFTVLINRDGNASPPDVPPRSPVHEPSRTLTLRAVPPSTARFAMDNGGVDGAAAPGRWRFGPNASLASVSAASIRAVLNKVIANIQDDGPRPVLPLGHGDPSAFPCFRTTAVAEDAIVAAVRSANFNCYAPNIGVPPARRAIAEYLSRDLPYKLSTEDIFLTAGCSQAIEIALYVLARPGANILLPRPGFPFYEARAGVSGLEVRHFDLLPEKGWEIDLEAVEALADDNTVAMVVINPGNPCGNVFTYQHLAEVANTAKRLGIMVIADEVYDHLVFGSNPFVPMGVFGSTVPVLTLGSISKRWVVPGWRLGWIVTSDPNGVFKETKIVDSLTIMLNITTDPATFIQGAVPQILENTKNDFFEQTINLLRKTADICYDKIKEIDCITCPRKPEGSMFVMAKLNLSHLEGIHDDIDFCSKLAKEESVIILPGVTVGMKNWLRVTFAMDPSSLEEGLGRLKSFCHRHTKNST
- the LOC135623793 gene encoding nicotianamine aminotransferase 1-like isoform X2, giving the protein MMVWTVKIVPVSAWGFFGGCEKHFTVLINRDGNASPPDVPPRSPVHEPSRTLTLRAVPPSTARFAMDNGGVDGAAAPGRWRFGPNASLASVSAASIRAVLNKVIANIQDDGPRPVLPLGHGDPSAFPCFRTTAVAEDAIVAAVRSANFNCYAPNIGVPPARRAIAEYLSRDLPYKLSTEDIFLTAGCSQAIEIALYVLARPGANILLPRPGFPFYEARAGVSGLEVRHFDLLPEKGWEIDLEAVEALADDNTVAMVVINPGNPCGNVFTYQHLAEVANTAKRLGIMVIADEVYDHLVFGSNPFVPMGVFGSTVPVLTLGSISKRWVVPGWRLGWIVTSDPNGVFKETKIVDSLTIMLNITTDPATFIQGAVPQILENTKNDFFEQTINLLRKTADICYDKIKEIDCITCPRKPEGSMFVMAKLNLSHLEGIHDDIDFCSKLAKEESVIILPGEQHLLRG
- the LOC135581011 gene encoding uncharacterized protein LOC135581011 isoform X1, with translation MAASISLPPSQFLLFPRRSPPPPPIPHPQLVSPPRKSTLCCSSSSTPSADASYPVVTEEAAEEEDDSSTLPLPREGFSPYEAESLIEGTEDPQFRGCKTCGREEIEKGCNGKGRIQGGIATVPGFGWWPIKAFRPCPGFVASGGRYRRQGQSMDEVAFGRGEREMSTKNINKPNSSKKKQGPSSLKR
- the LOC135581011 gene encoding uncharacterized protein LOC135581011 isoform X2; this translates as MAASISLPPSQFLLFPRRSPPPPPIPHPQLVSPPRKSTLCCSSSSTPSADASYPVVTEEAAEEEDDSSTLPLPREGFSPYEAESLIEGTEDPQFRGCKTCGREEIEKGCNGKGRIQGGIATVPGFGWWPIKAFRPCPGFVASGGRYRRQGQSMDEVAFGRGEREMSTKNINKPNSSLMVL
- the LOC103999330 gene encoding uncharacterized exonuclease domain-containing protein At3g15140 isoform X2, whose protein sequence is MPRRPAGGSPCVFITPRMDDALHLAKFNHDFMVDLKASTRSLNKLRPQNLDYLLVLDLEGRVEILEFPVLMIDAKNMDFIDSFHRFVRPAVMSEQRIKEYIEGKYGKLGVDRVWHDTAIPFKDVLHEFELWMKKHHLWVKEQGGLLNRAAFVTCGNWDLKTKIPEQCKVSKIKTPPYFMEWINLKDIYLNFYKRRATGMMTMLRELEIPLLGSHHLGIDDTKNIARVLQRMLADGVILQITAKRSSSAPGDVKFLFTNRIR
- the LOC103999330 gene encoding uncharacterized exonuclease domain-containing protein At3g15140 isoform X3, which translates into the protein MTNEERTYLKEKMDDALHLAKFNHDFMVDLKASTRSLNKLRPQNLDYLLVLDLEGRVEILEFPVLMIDAKNMDFIDSFHRFVRPAVMSEQRIKEYIEGKYGKLGVDRVWHDTAIPFKDVLHEFELWMKKHHLWVKEQGGLLNRAAFVTCGNWDLKTKIPEQCKVSKIKTPPYFMEWINLKDIYLNFYKRRATGMMTMLRELEIPLLGSHHLGIDDTKNIARVLQRMLADGVILQITAKRSSSAPGDVKFLFTNRIR